The following are from one region of the Terriglobales bacterium genome:
- a CDS encoding transposase produces the protein MRPRRADNFGTYFVTTKAAEGRMLLQSERCAKLLIDVLYHYRGEERFLVHDFVVMPNHLHAIVTPAETIERTMQLIKGGFSYRAKHEIGIQWEIWQRGYTDHRIRDWNDFARHREYLRMNPVRAHLCERAEQFPFSSAVGSFNLDPVPQRLKPLIEASD, from the coding sequence ATGCGCCCACGTCGCGCGGACAATTTCGGGACGTACTTTGTCACTACGAAGGCCGCAGAAGGCCGGATGCTGCTTCAGTCGGAGCGTTGCGCAAAGCTGCTGATCGATGTTCTGTACCACTATCGTGGCGAAGAGCGTTTTCTCGTGCACGACTTCGTCGTCATGCCAAATCACCTACATGCGATCGTTACTCCTGCTGAAACGATCGAACGCACGATGCAGCTGATCAAAGGCGGCTTCTCGTATCGTGCGAAGCACGAGATCGGGATCCAGTGGGAGATCTGGCAGCGAGGCTATACGGACCACCGCATCCGCGATTGGAATGATTTTGCGAGGCATCGTGAGTACTTACGAATGAACCCGGTGCGGGCCCATTTGTGCGAGCGAGCCGAACAGTTCCCGTTCTCGTCCGCCGTCGGCTCGTTCAATCTGGATCCCGTCCCTCAGCGGCTAAAGCCGCTGATTGAGGCCAGCGACTGA
- a CDS encoding acetyl-CoA carboxylase carboxyltransferase subunit alpha, producing the protein MSTKAERELENIERHISQLEAAAGDNQEAKQRLSALHGQVEQLRRQIHAQYEAWQKTELARHPQRPYTLDYVERIFTDWSEIHGDRAYADDPAIVCGMAHFHGHEVMVIGHQKARDTKQKVYRNFGMPNPEGYRKALRAMKMAEKFKRPVFTFIDTPGAYPGLGAEERGQAEAIARNLREMARLKVPIVTVVTGEGGSGGALAIAVADKVLMMENAVYSVISPEGCASIMWRDPSKKDVAAEALKITASDLTQLGCVDGIVPEPPEGAHADHDAAAALLDQSLLEHYNQIKDLPTNELLTKRYDKFRHMAQFFKEEPA; encoded by the coding sequence ATGTCGACGAAAGCCGAGCGCGAGCTCGAGAACATCGAACGCCACATCTCGCAACTGGAAGCCGCCGCGGGCGACAACCAGGAAGCCAAGCAGCGCCTCTCCGCGCTGCACGGGCAGGTGGAGCAGCTCCGCCGCCAGATCCACGCGCAGTACGAAGCGTGGCAGAAGACCGAGCTGGCGCGGCATCCGCAGCGCCCCTACACGCTCGACTACGTGGAGCGCATCTTCACCGACTGGAGCGAGATTCACGGCGACCGCGCGTACGCCGACGATCCCGCCATCGTCTGCGGCATGGCGCACTTCCACGGCCACGAAGTGATGGTCATCGGCCACCAGAAAGCGCGCGACACCAAGCAGAAGGTGTACCGGAATTTCGGCATGCCGAATCCCGAGGGCTATCGCAAGGCGCTGCGCGCGATGAAGATGGCGGAAAAGTTCAAGCGGCCGGTGTTCACGTTCATCGACACGCCGGGCGCCTACCCCGGCCTCGGCGCCGAGGAGCGCGGCCAGGCCGAGGCCATCGCGCGCAACCTGCGCGAGATGGCGCGGCTGAAGGTGCCCATCGTGACGGTGGTGACGGGGGAAGGCGGCTCCGGCGGCGCGCTGGCTATCGCCGTGGCCGACAAAGTCCTGATGATGGAGAACGCGGTGTACTCGGTGATCTCGCCGGAAGGCTGCGCCTCCATCATGTGGCGCGACCCCAGCAAGAAGGACGTGGCCGCCGAAGCGCTGAAGATCACCGCCAGCGACCTGACGCAGCTGGGCTGCGTGGACGGCATCGTGCCGGAGCCGCCGGAGGGCGCGCACGCCGACCACGACGCGGCCGCCGCGCTGCTCGATCAGAGCCTGCTCGAACATTACAACCAGATCAAGGACCTGCCGACGAACGAGCTGCTGACGAAGCGCTACGACAAGTTCCGGCACATGGCGCAGTTCTTCAAAGAAGAGCCGGCGTGA